A part of Paenibacillus sp. sptzw28 genomic DNA contains:
- a CDS encoding DUF350 domain-containing protein, with the protein MEYEVDKLLSNSFVASLAYVSVAVLALVVFLFLFEFVTKYKCWQEIKNGNLSVAMATGGKIFGICNIFRFSIQASETVYQSMTWALFGFLLLLTAYFVFEFLTPVFRIDEEIQKDNRAVGFIAMVISISLSYVIGATVA; encoded by the coding sequence ATGGAGTACGAAGTGGATAAACTGCTTAGCAATTCTTTTGTGGCATCGCTCGCTTATGTCTCGGTTGCGGTTCTCGCTTTAGTCGTTTTTCTGTTTTTATTCGAGTTTGTTACGAAGTATAAATGCTGGCAGGAGATTAAAAACGGCAATTTATCGGTTGCGATGGCTACAGGCGGTAAGATCTTCGGAATATGCAACATCTTTCGTTTTTCGATTCAGGCGAGCGAAACGGTTTACCAAAGCATGACATGGGCTCTTTTCGGTTTTTTGCTGCTGCTCACGGCTTATTTCGTATTTGAGTTTTTAACGCCGGTATTCCGGATCGACGAGGAGATCCAGAAGGACAATCGGGCGGTAGGGTTTATCGCGATGGTCATATCCATCTCACTTTCTTATGTGATAGGAGCCACGGTCGCGTGA
- a CDS encoding MFS transporter produces MEHGNHTVHSRWFASTAQGKLGTGSLEREGQSAVNRTLDRQAVLLLAVQGLFGIANALSGTFLPIYLWKASLSMSLIGWFNLSQYSVSGLTFWIAGKWVKEHNKMNSLRLGVALSGVFYFTVLLLGKGAVKFAVPLGMMNGLAMGFFWLAFNVVYFEITEPGNRDRFNGWAGLLGSAAGIVAPWVSGMLITGYKGERGYSIIFTVSGIIFAIAAILSFWLKKRKTVGHYEWLYGIRQLRNRDNPWRRVVPAIISQGIREGVFMFLVGLLVYMATRNEQKLGNYSLMTSFVALISFWLIGKVLTPARRKIAMLIGAIAITAVIVPLFWPLRYGTLLMFGIGTALFMPLYIIPMTSAVFDMIGRNEESAKHREEFIVLREASLTIGRSIGIAAYLLVLPFMDSSPQAVSWLMLAVGAFPIVCWLLMRVYVIGRGVR; encoded by the coding sequence TTGGAGCATGGCAATCACACGGTTCACTCTCGCTGGTTCGCTTCAACTGCGCAGGGGAAGCTTGGAACCGGATCCTTGGAAAGAGAAGGACAGAGTGCGGTAAACCGGACATTGGATCGCCAGGCGGTGCTTCTGCTCGCCGTTCAGGGGCTCTTTGGCATTGCAAATGCCCTTTCGGGTACCTTTTTACCGATTTACTTGTGGAAAGCGAGCTTATCCATGTCGCTCATAGGCTGGTTCAACCTCAGTCAATACAGCGTCAGCGGCCTTACCTTCTGGATCGCCGGGAAATGGGTTAAAGAGCATAACAAGATGAACAGCCTCCGGCTCGGCGTTGCGCTGTCGGGGGTCTTTTATTTCACCGTCCTGCTGCTTGGCAAAGGGGCCGTTAAGTTCGCGGTACCGCTTGGCATGATGAACGGACTGGCCATGGGATTCTTCTGGCTTGCGTTCAATGTCGTTTATTTTGAAATAACGGAACCGGGAAACCGCGACCGGTTTAACGGGTGGGCGGGGCTTCTTGGTTCTGCAGCGGGTATCGTAGCTCCATGGGTATCGGGTATGCTCATTACCGGGTACAAAGGCGAACGCGGCTACAGCATTATTTTCACTGTGTCGGGCATTATCTTTGCGATTGCCGCCATCCTCAGCTTTTGGCTTAAGAAGCGTAAAACAGTCGGACATTATGAATGGCTCTACGGAATAAGGCAGCTTCGCAACAGGGATAATCCTTGGCGGCGCGTTGTACCTGCCATCATCTCTCAAGGCATTCGCGAAGGCGTATTCATGTTTCTCGTCGGATTGCTTGTATATATGGCGACCAGGAACGAACAGAAGCTCGGGAATTACTCGCTTATGACCTCGTTCGTCGCGCTCATCAGCTTCTGGCTCATAGGAAAAGTGCTGACACCCGCCAGAAGGAAGATCGCAATGCTGATCGGAGCAATCGCGATAACGGCGGTTATCGTTCCGTTGTTCTGGCCCTTGCGTTACGGCACACTGCTAATGTTTGGTATCGGGACGGCCCTGTTCATGCCGCTCTACATTATACCGATGACTTCGGCGGTGTTCGATATGATCGGACGCAATGAGGAGAGCGCCAAGCATCGCGAGGAGTTTATCGTGCTTCGCGAGGCTTCGCTTACCATCGGACGAAGTATCGGAATTGCAGCGTATTTGCTTGTGCTTCCGTTCATGGATTCTTCCCCGCAGGCGGTATCCTGGCTGATGCTTGCAGTGGGCGCTTTTCCGATTGTTTGTTGGCTGCTGATGCGGGTATATGTAATAGGCAGGGGAGTAAGGTAA
- the cysK gene encoding cysteine synthase A, whose amino-acid sequence MNSITDLIGDTPAVSLSRMLQPGAAEVIVKLERFNPSGSVKDRAASALIADAEQRGVIRPGDTIIEPTSGNTGIGLAMNAAAKGYKLILVMPDNMTKERIGLLKAYGAEVFLTPSSERMPGAIRKAQELQAQLPGSYIPNQFENRANPDIHRRTTAQEILQQTGGRLDAFVATSGTGGTITGTGETLKAALPGLHVAVVEPLGSPVLSGGEPGPHKLVGTSPGFVPAILNTAVYNEIIQVADDDAIGTMRRLAREEGLLVGPSSGAAVWAAMQIAQRIGEGGRVLCIAPDSGERYLSMDIF is encoded by the coding sequence GTGAATAGTATTACGGATTTGATAGGTGACACTCCGGCGGTAAGTCTGAGCCGAATGCTGCAGCCGGGCGCTGCTGAAGTGATTGTGAAGCTTGAGAGGTTCAATCCGAGCGGAAGTGTTAAAGACCGTGCCGCTTCTGCCCTTATAGCGGATGCGGAGCAGCGGGGCGTTATCCGCCCGGGTGATACGATCATTGAACCGACCAGCGGAAACACCGGAATCGGTCTCGCAATGAACGCGGCGGCAAAAGGCTACAAGCTTATACTTGTCATGCCGGATAATATGACGAAGGAACGAATAGGCCTTCTTAAGGCATATGGCGCGGAGGTATTTCTCACTCCTTCTTCAGAACGAATGCCCGGTGCGATCCGCAAGGCTCAGGAGCTGCAAGCGCAGCTGCCCGGCAGCTATATCCCCAATCAATTCGAAAATAGGGCGAATCCCGACATTCACCGCAGGACTACGGCGCAAGAAATACTGCAGCAGACAGGCGGACGGCTTGACGCATTTGTTGCGACCTCCGGAACCGGGGGCACCATAACTGGAACCGGAGAAACATTAAAAGCGGCATTGCCAGGACTGCATGTCGCCGTAGTAGAGCCTCTCGGCTCCCCTGTCCTCTCCGGCGGTGAGCCGGGGCCTCACAAGCTCGTTGGTACTAGTCCCGGCTTTGTGCCGGCCATACTTAATACCGCGGTATATAATGAAATCATCCAGGTTGCCGACGATGACGCGATTGGAACCATGCGCCGGCTCGCCCGGGAGGAGGGACTTCTTGTCGGTCCTTCTTCTGGTGCCGCTGTCTGGGCGGCCATGCAGATTGCGCAGCGTATCGGGGAGGGCGGACGAGTACTCTGTATCGCGCCGGACAGCGGGGAAAGATATTTGAGCATGGATATTTTTTGA
- a CDS encoding CotH kinase family protein — protein MSEQGLPTRSIKIASADLMELHKDVWSNQFVPVWLVMDGKSMEAKLRIRGGHTRNYMKKSYEVQFGDNRTLHWNAEFDDPSMIRNALSFRFFNLIGVPAPETRHMQLEWNGEQHGVYLEIEAVDTEFFRKRGIRTRSLIYATNDNANFSLIDPDTKKEKSSLFSGYQMMKGSELTKKRLTRFVDRINRPVGRSLRAYITKRLDINQYLEWLAGAVLTNNYDGFDQNYALYEHLPSGKYRIIPWDYEGTWGRSPYGKLCRSDLVPVKGDNKLTGRLFAYRSCRLYYRRFLRKVLRRQFTVEAIAPIIEELYGPLSKAIRNDFTRKWPYDTFLKEPEVFRNYINERRAIIIGELKKWTN, from the coding sequence ATGTCCGAACAAGGACTGCCTACCCGCTCGATCAAGATTGCTTCGGCCGACCTGATGGAGCTGCATAAAGACGTATGGAGCAACCAGTTTGTACCTGTTTGGCTCGTTATGGACGGTAAATCGATGGAGGCGAAGCTGAGGATACGAGGCGGTCATACCCGCAATTATATGAAGAAGTCGTATGAGGTTCAGTTTGGAGATAACCGTACACTTCATTGGAATGCCGAATTCGACGATCCCTCCATGATCCGCAACGCTCTTTCTTTTCGTTTCTTTAACTTAATCGGCGTCCCTGCGCCTGAAACGCGGCATATGCAGCTGGAGTGGAACGGAGAGCAGCATGGCGTTTATTTGGAAATCGAAGCCGTTGATACCGAATTTTTCAGAAAACGCGGAATTCGTACCCGCTCTTTGATTTATGCAACGAACGACAATGCCAACTTCAGCCTTATAGATCCGGATACGAAAAAGGAGAAAAGCTCGCTGTTTTCCGGTTATCAGATGATGAAAGGCTCAGAATTGACCAAGAAAAGGCTTACCCGTTTCGTTGACCGGATCAATCGGCCGGTCGGCCGGTCATTGCGGGCGTATATTACAAAACGGCTTGATATCAATCAGTATTTAGAGTGGCTGGCCGGAGCGGTACTCACTAACAATTATGACGGCTTCGACCAGAACTACGCGTTATATGAGCATCTGCCCAGCGGCAAATACCGGATTATTCCATGGGATTATGAAGGAACATGGGGAAGGAGTCCTTATGGGAAGCTATGCCGGAGCGATCTTGTTCCCGTTAAGGGCGACAACAAGCTGACCGGACGCCTGTTTGCCTATAGAAGCTGCCGGCTGTATTACCGCCGATTTCTTCGTAAGGTGCTCAGACGCCAATTCACCGTCGAAGCTATTGCACCGATTATAGAAGAGCTGTACGGCCCCCTATCCAAAGCAATCCGGAACGACTTTACGCGAAAATGGCCTTATGACACTTTCTTGAAGGAGCCCGAGGTTTTCCGGAATTACATTAATGAACGAAGGGCCATTATCATTGGCGAGCTTAAGAAATGGACGAATTGA